A single Vanacampus margaritifer isolate UIUO_Vmar chromosome 7, RoL_Vmar_1.0, whole genome shotgun sequence DNA region contains:
- the qtgal gene encoding queuosine-tRNA galactosyltransferase isoform X2 — MKPPKRRRTVQNGAEAAPERQEELQSAVDVSIIMPMYNASCWLDECLQAILYQDFTGIMELSIFDDASTDDSKKVVDAWRERLEGRGISVVISGHNSDQPRGVGYAKNKAVAQSCGKYLCFQDADDIMLPQRVRLQFEASVLHSNTLIGCRVQRLPEGSTERYTRWINTITQDQLLTQVYTSHGPTVIMPTWFCSRDWFLTVGWFTEEGKGVPEDLIFFYESLRQGGLVTRVDRCLLAYRYHEKATTHSVKESVLPRTPSSTHLLLKHSQLPTGIPDSPSSTHTGNHLEPASRIPSGKSPLPMGELHYMECWETGP; from the exons ATGAAGCCGCCAAAGCGACGTCGCACTGTACAAAATGGAGCAGAGGCAGCCCCTGAACGGCAGGAGGAGCTCCAGAGTGCAGTGGACGTG AGTATCATCATGCCCATGTACAACGCCTCCTGTTGGCTAGATGAATGTCTGCAAGCCATATTGTACCAAGACTTCACCGGGATTATGGAACTATCCATTTTTGATGACGCTAGCACT GATGACTCCAAAAAAGTGGTGGATGCTTGGAGGGAGAGGTTGGAGGGAAGGGGCATCTCAGTGGTGATCAGTGGCCACAACTCGGACCAACCAAGAGGAG TGGGCTATGCAAAGAATAAGGCAGTAGCGCAGAGCTGTGGAAAATATTTGTGCTTTCAGGATGCG GATGACATCATGTTGCCCCAAAGAGTTCGGCTGCAGTTTGAAGCTTCTGTCCTCCACTCAAATACT TTGATAGGCTGTCGAGTCCAGAGGCTTCCAGAGGGATCCACGGAACGCTACACCCGCTGGATCAACACAATCACTCAAGATCAACTCCTCACACAA GTATACACTTCACACGGACCAACAGTCATCATGCCGACATGGTTCTGCTCACGAGACTGGTTCTTAACTGTTGGATGGTTCACCGAGGAGGGCAAA GGAGTCCCTGAGGACTTGATCTTCTTTTACGAGAGTCTTCGCCAAGGAGGACTCGTGACCAGAGTTGACCGCTGCTTGCTGGCGTACCGTTACCACGAGAAGGCCACCACACACTCCGTGAAAGAGTCCGTTTTACCTCGCACCCCCTCCTCCACTCATCTCCTGCTCAAGCACTCACAGCTGCCAACTGGCATCCCAGATTCCCCCAGCtcaacacatact GGAAACCATTTGGAACCTGCGAGTCGGATTCCTTCAGGAAAGAGTCCTTTGCCAATGGGAGAGCTTCACTATATGGAATGCTGGGAAACAGGGCCGTAA
- the qtgal gene encoding queuosine-tRNA galactosyltransferase isoform X1, with translation MKPPKRRRTVQNGAEAAPERQEELQSAVDVSIIMPMYNASCWLDECLQAILYQDFTGIMELSIFDDASTDDSKKVVDAWRERLEGRGISVVISGHNSDQPRGVGYAKNKAVAQSCGKYLCFQDADDIMLPQRVRLQFEASVLHSNTLIGCRVQRLPEGSTERYTRWINTITQDQLLTQVYTSHGPTVIMPTWFCSRDWFLTVGWFTEEGKGVPEDLIFFYESLRQGGLVTRVDRCLLAYRYHEKATTHSVKEETIWNLRVGFLQERVLCQWESFTIWNAGKQGRKLYRCLDANNQKKVKAFCDVDKNKIDKGFYTYEDSKERPKPQISILHYKDAAPPFIICVKLDMTGGVLEENLNSLQLKEGIDFFHFN, from the exons ATGAAGCCGCCAAAGCGACGTCGCACTGTACAAAATGGAGCAGAGGCAGCCCCTGAACGGCAGGAGGAGCTCCAGAGTGCAGTGGACGTG AGTATCATCATGCCCATGTACAACGCCTCCTGTTGGCTAGATGAATGTCTGCAAGCCATATTGTACCAAGACTTCACCGGGATTATGGAACTATCCATTTTTGATGACGCTAGCACT GATGACTCCAAAAAAGTGGTGGATGCTTGGAGGGAGAGGTTGGAGGGAAGGGGCATCTCAGTGGTGATCAGTGGCCACAACTCGGACCAACCAAGAGGAG TGGGCTATGCAAAGAATAAGGCAGTAGCGCAGAGCTGTGGAAAATATTTGTGCTTTCAGGATGCG GATGACATCATGTTGCCCCAAAGAGTTCGGCTGCAGTTTGAAGCTTCTGTCCTCCACTCAAATACT TTGATAGGCTGTCGAGTCCAGAGGCTTCCAGAGGGATCCACGGAACGCTACACCCGCTGGATCAACACAATCACTCAAGATCAACTCCTCACACAA GTATACACTTCACACGGACCAACAGTCATCATGCCGACATGGTTCTGCTCACGAGACTGGTTCTTAACTGTTGGATGGTTCACCGAGGAGGGCAAA GGAGTCCCTGAGGACTTGATCTTCTTTTACGAGAGTCTTCGCCAAGGAGGACTCGTGACCAGAGTTGACCGCTGCTTGCTGGCGTACCGTTACCACGAGAAGGCCACCACACACTCCGTGAAAGA GGAAACCATTTGGAACCTGCGAGTCGGATTCCTTCAGGAAAGAGTCCTTTGCCAATGGGAGAGCTTCACTATATGGAATGCTGGGAAACAGGGCCGTAAGCTGTACCGTTGCCTCGACGCCAATAATCAGAAGAAA gtcaAAGCTTTCTGTGATGTGGACAAAAACAAGATCGATAAGGGTTTTTACACATATGAAGACTCCAAG GAGCGACCCAAGCCACAAATCTCAATCCTGCACTACAAGGATGCGGCACCCCCTTTTATCATCTGCGTCAAACTG GACATGACAGGTGGCGTTCTAGAGGAAAACCTCAACTCATTACAGCTGAAAGAAGGAATCGACTTCTTTCATTTCAACTGA